A section of the Paracoccaceae bacterium genome encodes:
- a CDS encoding glycosyl transferase, translated as MARIAYILLCHKDPKAIVAQALRLSAGGDCVAIHFDANAPTPMHEEIASAIADFPDVVLAKKREKCGWGEWSLVRASLNAVEAAVEAFPDASHFYMLSGDCMPIKTADYAHGVLDADDVDYIESFDFFDSDWIKTGMKEDRLIYRHYFNERGRKWLFYQSLNLQRRFGLQRANPDDLQIMIGSQWWCLRRATIEAILEFIRDRPDVIRFFRTTWIPDETFFQTLVRHLVPEAQIRSRSLTFLMFSDYGMPVTFYNDHYDLLLAQDFLFARKISPEASDLKAKLGALYVAHDVQFEISGEGRNLFRFMTSRGRIGRRFSGRFWEVESSLGRDRELMIVSCKKWHVGKRLAEAVRNHTGIPTVDYLFDEEQTAMPELGGIETTMTKRARHRRALIRLLYDRFDTSRLLICMDSANLDVFRDLFSDRCATRLLELNCDFPDDYLLGHARRIGLAGDQTPEHVVQAVIPALREQIRHESEALHDQEFAGVFRMAEHGDLHANTTALAAFLTIDKDTARRIAQTPHLFAD; from the coding sequence TTGGCCAGAATTGCCTATATCTTGCTTTGCCACAAGGACCCCAAAGCAATTGTCGCCCAGGCCTTGCGGTTGTCCGCCGGGGGCGATTGCGTCGCCATTCACTTTGACGCGAACGCGCCGACCCCGATGCACGAAGAGATTGCATCCGCGATTGCCGATTTTCCCGACGTCGTGCTTGCAAAGAAACGCGAAAAATGCGGCTGGGGCGAATGGAGCCTGGTGCGCGCTTCGCTGAATGCGGTGGAAGCCGCGGTCGAGGCTTTCCCGGACGCGAGCCATTTCTACATGCTGTCGGGCGATTGCATGCCGATCAAAACGGCGGACTATGCCCACGGCGTTCTGGACGCTGATGACGTCGACTATATCGAAAGCTTCGATTTTTTTGACAGCGACTGGATCAAGACCGGCATGAAGGAAGACCGGCTGATCTATCGCCATTATTTCAACGAACGTGGGCGCAAGTGGTTATTCTATCAGTCACTGAACCTACAGCGACGGTTCGGGCTGCAGCGCGCGAATCCCGATGATCTTCAGATCATGATCGGGTCGCAATGGTGGTGCCTCAGGCGGGCCACGATCGAGGCGATCCTGGAGTTCATCCGCGACCGCCCCGACGTCATCCGTTTTTTCCGCACGACCTGGATCCCAGATGAGACCTTCTTTCAGACCCTCGTGCGCCATCTGGTGCCCGAAGCGCAAATCCGCTCGCGCAGTCTGACGTTCCTGATGTTTTCGGACTATGGGATGCCGGTGACATTCTACAACGATCACTATGATCTGTTGCTTGCCCAGGATTTCCTGTTTGCGCGCAAGATCAGCCCCGAGGCATCGGACCTCAAGGCCAAGCTGGGTGCGCTTTATGTTGCCCATGATGTGCAGTTCGAAATCTCGGGCGAGGGGCGCAACCTGTTCCGTTTCATGACCAGCCGGGGCCGGATCGGGCGGCGGTTTTCGGGCCGCTTTTGGGAGGTCGAAAGCTCGCTCGGGCGCGACCGCGAACTGATGATTGTCAGTTGCAAGAAGTGGCACGTGGGCAAGCGCCTGGCCGAGGCTGTGCGCAACCACACCGGTATCCCGACCGTCGATTACCTGTTTGACGAAGAACAAACCGCGATGCCCGAACTGGGCGGCATCGAAACCACGATGACCAAGCGTGCGCGCCATCGCCGCGCCTTGATCCGCTTGCTTTATGACCGGTTCGACACATCGCGCCTGCTGATCTGTATGGACAGTGCCAATCTGGATGTGTTCCGCGATCTGTTCTCGGACCGCTGCGCGACGCGCCTGTTGGAGCTGAACTGCGATTTCCCGGACGATTATCTGCTGGGTCACGCGCGGCGGATCGGACTGGCCGGGGATCAGACGCCCGAGCATGTGGTTCAGGCGGTGATCCCGGCGCTGCGTGAACAGATCCGCCACGAAAGCGAAGCCCTGCACGATCAGGAATTCGCTGGCGTCTTTCGCATGGCAGAACACGGCGACCTGCACGCGAATACCACAGCCCTGGCCGCATTTTTGACCATTGACAAGGATACGGCACGACGAATTGCCCAGACTCCGCACTTATTCGCCGATTAG
- a CDS encoding HIT domain-containing protein: protein MDHAYDDQNIFAKILRGEIPNTTVLETEHSLAFEDISAQAPVHVLVIPKGPYVCFDHFASNASDAEIADFTRAVGQVCRLTGVEADGYRLIANAGQNGVQEVPHLHVHVLGGRRLGRMLAPAS from the coding sequence ATGGACCATGCTTACGACGATCAGAACATCTTCGCCAAAATCCTGCGCGGCGAGATTCCCAATACCACGGTGCTGGAAACCGAGCACTCGCTGGCGTTTGAAGACATTTCGGCCCAGGCGCCTGTGCATGTGCTGGTGATCCCAAAAGGTCCCTATGTCTGTTTCGATCATTTCGCCAGTAATGCCAGCGACGCCGAGATTGCAGACTTCACACGTGCTGTGGGCCAGGTATGCCGCCTGACGGGGGTTGAGGCGGACGGATATCGCCTGATCGCAAACGCCGGGCAAAACGGCGTGCAGGAAGTTCCGCATCTGCATGTCCACGTGCTTGGCGGGCGGCGTCTGGGGCGGATGCTGGCGCCAGCAAGTTGA
- a CDS encoding zinc-finger domain-containing protein, translating into MTREAPEIEVVATSRIACDGGGGALGHPRVWLVIPEDLGWVECGYCDKRFVLGGEAEDGGH; encoded by the coding sequence ATGACCCGCGAAGCCCCGGAAATCGAAGTCGTCGCAACCTCGCGTATCGCCTGTGATGGCGGTGGCGGTGCGCTGGGCCATCCGCGTGTCTGGCTGGTGATCCCCGAAGACCTGGGCTGGGTCGAATGCGGCTATTGCGACAAGCGCTTTGTCTTGGGGGGTGAGGCCGAGGATGGCGGCCACTGA
- a CDS encoding MFS transporter — MAATEPLPFATRAAITAGCIVAFVSFGFSATFGVFLRPMSAELGWGREVFGLSLALQSLLWGVTQPVAGMVADRFGTARVLAFGAIVSALEFWLRGAVIDPQVFVASGIIAGIGTGACSFPVVIIALGKIVPPERRSFILGLGTAAASTGMFFAAPAATMLIGWLGWQVAILAIAASFLLILPPLVFIAPASRPTATGASAGFGAAVRGAFADRAFVLLFIGFFVCGFHVAFIQTHLPADIADEGLAPIIGAWSLALIGLFNIAGSFLSGWWGTRRSKKRLLAAIYFSRAAVIAVFILTPLSVGSVLIFSAIMGVLWLSTVPLTTGLVAQTQGLRYLSTLAGLIFFSHQTGSFIGAWLGGRMYDLSQDYTPMWWAAVALGLAAALIHLPIRETPGPLARQETAAG, encoded by the coding sequence ATGGCGGCCACTGAGCCACTGCCATTTGCCACCCGCGCAGCCATTACCGCAGGCTGCATCGTCGCCTTCGTCAGTTTCGGTTTTTCCGCCACTTTCGGCGTGTTTCTGCGCCCGATGTCCGCCGAACTCGGCTGGGGGCGCGAGGTTTTTGGCCTGTCGCTGGCGCTACAGTCGTTGTTGTGGGGCGTCACACAGCCAGTGGCCGGAATGGTCGCGGACCGGTTCGGCACCGCACGGGTTCTGGCTTTCGGAGCCATCGTGTCCGCGTTGGAGTTCTGGTTGCGCGGCGCGGTCATCGACCCGCAGGTCTTTGTCGCCTCTGGCATAATCGCCGGGATCGGCACCGGGGCTTGTTCCTTCCCGGTGGTGATCATCGCGCTTGGCAAGATCGTCCCGCCCGAACGGCGCAGCTTCATCCTTGGCCTTGGGACCGCCGCAGCCTCGACTGGGATGTTTTTCGCCGCTCCTGCCGCGACCATGCTGATCGGCTGGCTGGGGTGGCAGGTGGCGATATTGGCGATTGCCGCCAGCTTTCTGTTGATCCTGCCGCCGCTGGTGTTCATTGCCCCTGCCTCGCGCCCCACAGCCACGGGGGCCAGCGCCGGGTTTGGGGCGGCGGTGCGCGGGGCCTTTGCCGACCGGGCCTTTGTGCTGCTGTTCATCGGCTTTTTCGTTTGCGGCTTCCACGTCGCCTTCATCCAGACCCATCTGCCTGCCGATATCGCCGACGAAGGGCTGGCCCCGATCATCGGCGCCTGGTCACTGGCGCTGATCGGGCTGTTCAACATCGCAGGGTCGTTCCTGTCGGGCTGGTGGGGCACACGACGCTCCAAGAAGCGGCTTCTGGCGGCGATCTATTTCTCGCGCGCCGCGGTCATTGCCGTTTTCATCCTGACGCCGTTGTCGGTGGGCAGCGTGCTGATCTTCTCGGCCATCATGGGGGTTCTGTGGCTGTCGACCGTGCCGCTTACAACCGGGCTGGTCGCGCAGACGCAGGGGTTGCGGTATCTCTCGACCCTCGCTGGCCTGATCTTCTTCAGCCACCAGACCGGCAGTTTTATCGGCGCCTGGCTGGGCGGGCGGATGTATGATCTGAGCCAGGATTACACGCCGATGTGGTGGGCGGCTGTGGCGCTTGGGCTGGCGGCGGCGCTGATCCACCTGCCGATCCGCGAAACACCCGGCCCGCTGGCGCGTCAGGAAACGGCAGCGGGCTAG